Below is a genomic region from Gracilimonas sp..
GTCAGAGATTGCCTGTAATGCTTCAGACCTTTGAACTAATAAGCTGGTGTCTTTAAGTTGTTGTCTATCATATGGTTTTCTGTTTGAAGAGGGGAAGAGAATAATCGGATGTTCATTACTTATTACATCCAGATCGGCTTTAAGGAAGCGGGCCCCTTCATCTGTTTCTGAGATTACAAGTATGCTTTTATTTCTGGAAGAAAGAGCATTTAACAGAAAGCTATTCAGGGCACCAATACTCTTTTTTAAAGTGAGCTTTTTTTGGTTGGAAATTTCCTCATTAACCCGGTCAAAAATCCCGTTTTTCTGAAGTTGATCTTTAATTAAAGATATGCTCATGAATAGCTTTTGCTGCCTGAAATTTTTTGTTAAAGATACGCTCTTTCCGGCCCGATTGGCAATCGAAATAGTATCAAGGAAAGAGGCAAAGGGAAGTTAGTCCGAAAACGTTCAGGAGTTTTCAATTCCATTTAATATGGTCTTGCTCAAAATAAAGCTGACGAATATGAATCCCAACGAGAGCGCTAGATAATGGGCATATAGATCTTCATAATCTGTATAAATGAGTTCTTCAACCTCAGATTTCTCAAGTTCGTCAATTTCGGCATAGATGTTTTCAAGTTGTTCGGAGTCGGTTGCCCGGAAGTATTTTCCATCCGTTAAATTTGCGACCTGAGTTAGCATCTCCTCATCTATATTCACTTGTATATTTTGGTATCTTCGTCCGAAAATCGGGTCTTGAATGGGGTAGGGAGCCGTTCCCCGTGTTCCGGCACCAATCGTATATATTTTTATTCCATAAGTGACAGCCAGGTCTGCAGCGGTAACGGGATCTATCTCACCAGCATTATTCTGACCATCGGTAAGGAGAATAATGACTTTACTCTCAGCCTCACTTTCTTTGAGCCTGTTGATAGCTGTGGCAATTCCCATTCCAATAGCCGTTCCATCTTCTATAACTCCCATTTCCAGATCGTCAAGTAAGCTTTTGAGTAGCCGGTAATCAAGTGTAGGCGGAACCACCGTAAAGCTTTTCATGGCAAAAGTTACCAGACCAATACGGTCTGAATTCCGTTTATCAACGAAGCTTTTGGCTACATTGCGTGCTGCTTCAAAGCGATTGGGTTTTAAGTCTTCAGCACGCATGGAGGTAGACATATCCAGCACCAAAACAATATCAATTCCTTCAGCATTACGCTCAACGGTTGTAAGTCGTTCCTGGGGGCGTGCAATCGCAATGATTAAAAATCCAATTCCTGTCCATAAAAAAAGTGCCTGTACCCAGTGCAGATGTGATTTCCAGTTTCCGGGTAAGTCTTCCAGTAATTCGAGAGAAGAAAAAGAAAGTGTAGCCTGTTTATGTGCAAAATACCGGTAAAGGTATAATCCTATAATAACCGGCAGAACCAGTAATGCCCAAAACCATTGTGGATTAGCAAACTCCATCAGACTTCCTCGTTCTCTTTTTGTGTTGTTGTAATGACGAATTGCTGATTGTATTTGGCTCTAAGCCGGGCAATACGTGCGGAATCGGCAAGTTTGGCTCGTTCCAGAAACTCAAGAGCATAATCATGTGTCTGCCATGCGTCTTCCAGAGTGGGAGTATACTTGGCAAATTTAACCAAGTCAGCTTTTCTTAAAATCTGACGGGTTTTTTCAGTAAGGGTGTCATCAACGCCATAAGCATCCAGATACCTGAGAAGTTCGCCAGATGTACATTCAAGGGCGGGAATATTATATAAATCTTCGAAGTAGGCCCGAATTGCATCTCCAACTTCACTATAGAAAAGCTTGAAGTTTTTGGTTTCAGCAACCTTAGAGTCTCTTTTAATAGCCAATAGCTGCTTTTCAAGTTCATCAAGGGGATTATAAAAAGGTTCGACCTTAGTCTTTTCTTCAACCTGTGTGCCTTCTTTTTGCTCTCGGAACCTAAACCACCAAAGTAAGAATCCTGCAATGGCCAAACCTGCTAACACCCATGGCCACCATGGTCTTGGGAAATCAAAATTAGGTTTCATAGGTTTGAAGGTGGTATCTCCTTTAGCTACAACCGTTTTAAAATAGAGGGCAACGGGAGCAGTATAAATAGTGGATGAATCGCTTACCCCAAAAAGCCGGATTGGCAGGGAGGAGATTTGTAAATCCTGATTGTCAAAATACTGCAGTGTATAAACCAGACTGTCTGAGAATTCAGAAACTCGATATTGCTGTCGT
It encodes:
- a CDS encoding VWA domain-containing protein produces the protein MEFANPQWFWALLVLPVIIGLYLYRYFAHKQATLSFSSLELLEDLPGNWKSHLHWVQALFLWTGIGFLIIAIARPQERLTTVERNAEGIDIVLVLDMSTSMRAEDLKPNRFEAARNVAKSFVDKRNSDRIGLVTFAMKSFTVVPPTLDYRLLKSLLDDLEMGVIEDGTAIGMGIATAINRLKESEAESKVIILLTDGQNNAGEIDPVTAADLAVTYGIKIYTIGAGTRGTAPYPIQDPIFGRRYQNIQVNIDEEMLTQVANLTDGKYFRATDSEQLENIYAEIDELEKSEVEELIYTDYEDLYAHYLALSLGFIFVSFILSKTILNGIENS